A region of Solea solea chromosome 7, fSolSol10.1, whole genome shotgun sequence DNA encodes the following proteins:
- the nars2 gene encoding probable asparagine--tRNA ligase, mitochondrial, which translates to MFQSAAKTLSVSRWILLNVRHYCKKKTPSTLRVSEALSATEFGQHVKVQGWVRSVRPQKANLFLHVNDGSSLQSLQVFADAQLNDSLLTFGSAVEVTGVLKKSPHHKQSVELEADKIHVVGKCNPLDFPFKIKERHGLEYIRQFPHLRCRTNAFSSLLRIRSEATAAIHSYFKENGFVHIHTPIITSNDCEGAGELFQVEPSWPKTEEEENFFSVPAFLTVSGQLHLEVLSGAFSRVYTFGPTFRAENSQSRRHLAEFYMVEAELSFTQSLEDLTQVMEDMFRSATEHVLAHCAEDMDLFHKHVTPGHRGTLDSMMKKKFPMITYSEGIDILNHSTQKFVFPTNWGCDLQTEHEKYLVKHCGNIPVFVTDYPYDLKPFYARDNQDHPRHTAAAVDLLVPGVGELCGGSLREERLDLLSARLEKVGLEDTYSWYLDLRRFGSVPHGGFGLGFERFLQCILGVDNIKDVIPFARFSHSCVL; encoded by the exons aTGTTTCAGTCTGCAGCTAAAACGCTGTCTGTTTCTCGGTGGATTTTATTAAATGTTCGACATTATTGTAAGAAGAAGACGCCATCGACTCTCAGAGTGTCCGAAGCTCTGTCAGCTACTGAGTTTGGGCAACATGTGAAAGTTCAG GGTTGGGTTCGCTCTGTCAGACCCCAGAAGGCAAATCTCTTCCTCCATGTGAATGACGGCAGTTCTTTGCAGTCGTTGCAGGTTTTTGCTGATGCACAGCTGAATGATTC GTTGCTCActtttggcagtgctgttgAAGTCACAGGGGTTCTTAAGAAAAGCCCACACCACAAACAgtcagtggaactggaagcagACAAAATCCATGTGGTTGGAAAATGTAATCCTCTG gattttccttttaaaatcaAAGAGAGACACGGCCTTGAGTACATCCGCCAGTTTCCTCATCTCAGGTGTAGAACGAACGCCTTCAGTTCGCTGTTAAGGATACGAAGTGAGGCCACCGCAGCTATTCACTCATATTTTAAA gAAAATGGCTTTGTGCACATTCACACTCCAATAATCACTTCAAATGACTGTGAAGGCGCAGGGGAGCTCTTTCAGGTCGAG ccATCATGGCCAAagactgaggaagaggagaactTTTTCTCTGTCCCCGCCTTCCTGACCGTGTCCGGTCAGCTTCATTTGGAGGTGTTGTCAGG AGCTTTTTCCCGTGTCTACACATTTGGGCCAACATTTCGTGCAGAGAACTCCCAAAGCCGCCGCCATCTGGCTGAGTTTTACATGGTGGAGGCCGAACTCTCCTTCACACAGTCCTTGGAGGATCTCACTCAG GTCATGGAGGACATGTTCAGATCTGCTACAGAGCATGTCTTGGCTCACTGTGCAGAGGATATGGACTTGTTCCATAAGCATGTGACTCCCGGACACAGG GGCACTTTAGATTCtatgatgaagaagaaattcCCCAT GATTACCTACAGTGAAGGGATCGACATCCTGAACCACAGCACTCAGAAATTTGTTTTCCCCACAAAC TGGGGTTGTGACCTTCAGACGGAACACGAGAAATACCTGGTGAAACATTGTGGCAACATTCCGGTCTTTGTCACTGATTATCCTTATGATCTCAAGCCGTTTTATGCAAGAGACAACCAGGACCATCCCAGGCATACA GCAGCAGCTGTGGATCTTCTTGTGCCTGGAGTTGGAGAGCTCTGCGGGGGCTCGCTGAGAGAAGAGAGGCTGGATCTGCTGAGCGCTCGGTTGGAAAA GGTTGGATTGGAAGACACCTACAGTTG GTATCTGGATTTGCGGCGGTTTGGCTCGGTCCCCCACGGTGGCTTTGGCCTGGGATTTGAGCGATTTTTACAATGCATCCTTGGCGTGGACAACATAAAAGATGTGATTCCTTTTGCTAGGTTTTCCCATTCttgtgttctttaa